A single Trypanosoma brucei gambiense DAL972 chromosome 9, complete sequence DNA region contains:
- a CDS encoding rRNA processing protein, putative: MPVYDVAVSKSKKRKLSTDGVDPPPVRGEERRRVEKQVETAPGDNREGNGNAERLTTVEFSEPAQWVERMALTSTKPLPSDLNADDDPKREEAFIQQALLSVVRGISLLEAGDVPWKRPDDYYAEMFKDDVQMSRIASAMEKSKARIEERAHRRAMKDQKKYGKEVQAEVLRQRAKYKRDMGARISEWRRKRKGNEDLDDILNADETTSGSKGRGAARGVRGGGTTRAPRQKNLRPGGVKRRPGKNARRRR, from the coding sequence ATGCCAGTGTACGATGTGGCCGTCAGTAAgagcaagaaaaggaagctCAGCACTGATGGGGTTGACCCTCCTCCAGTGCGGGGGGAAGAGCGGCGCCGAGTGGAAAAACAGGTTGAGACGGCACCCGGCGACAATagggaaggaaatgggaATGCTGAACGACTCACCACTGTTGAGTTCAGTGAGCCGGCACAATGGGTAGAGAGAATGGCTCTTACGTCGACAAAGCCGTTGCCTTCTGACCTGAACGCCGACGATGACCCGAAACGTGAGGAAGCCTTCATTCAACAGGCATTGCTCTCGGTTGTGCGTGGTATATCGCTACTCGAGGCGGGAGACGTTCCTTGGAAGCGCCCCGACGACTACTATGCCGAAATGTTCAAAGATGACGTGCAGATGAGTCGCATCGCATCTGCAATGGAGAAGTCGAAGGCCCGAATTGAGGAGCGCGCCCACCGGCGTGCTATGAAGGACCAGAAAAAGTATGGCAAAGAGGTCCAGGCGGAGGTTCTTCGCCAACGCGCCAAGTACAAGCGCGACATGGGGGCTCGCATAAGCGAGTGGCGCcgtaaaaggaaaggaaatgaggaCTTGGACGACATTCTCAATGCTGATGAGACGACTAGCGGCtcaaaggggagaggagCTGCGAGAGGGGTACGTGGCGGGGGCACAACTCGGGCCCCTCGGCAGAAGAATCTACGACCAGGAGGTGTGAAGCGTCGTCCTGGTAAGAACGCACGACGGAGGCGCTAA
- a CDS encoding COP-coated vesicle membrane protein gp25L precursor, putative, giving the protein MERIASGHRMSMLLLGVGLLCLYGSLLVNGFAFDLPANQKRCFSEEVPSGTELRISYAALPGYAQFVDAYVVGPAGKMYMTTVGQDRGSMVEYITKGGEFTLCLLSRVATGVKQSEGMARSVSVDFRLGSGKNDYANLTGKEKLRPIEVELRVLEDAVRSLHTECLYYREKEAEMRNANESVIAKVAFCAAAIITFFIIFSLWEMWHLKRYFRKKRLID; this is encoded by the coding sequence ATGGAACGGATAGCCTCCGGCCACAGAATGTCGATGCTGTTGTTAGGGGTCGGGCTACTCTGTTTGTATGGCTCCCTTCTGGTGAATGGGTTTGCCTTTGATCTGCCAGCCAATCAAAAACGGTGCTTCTCCGAGGAGGTTCCAAGTGGCACGGAGCTCCGCATCTCCTACGCGGCTTTGCCAGGGTACGCTCAGTTTGTGGATGCGTACGTCGTGGGGCCTGCGGGGAAGATGTACATGACAACCGTCGGCCAGGATCGCGGAAGCATGGTGGAGTACATCACAAAGGGTGGCGAGTTCACTCTTTGCTTGCTCTCTCGCGTAGCCACCGGCGTCAAGCAGTCGGAGGGAATGGCAAGGAGTGTGAGTGTCGACTTTCGACTCGGAAGCGGAAAGAACGATTACGCAAATCTCACCGGCAAGGAGAAGCTACGGCCCATAGAAGTGGAGTTGCGGGTGTTAGAAGATGCAGTGCGCTCCCTCCACACAGAGTGCCTGTACTAtcgggaaaaagaagcagagaTGCGCAATGCAAATGAGTCTGTGATTGCGAAGGTGGCCTTCTGTGCCGCGGCTATCATTActttcttcatcatcttttccTTGTGGGAAATGTGGCACCTTAAGCGATACTTCCGAAAGAAGCGACTTATTGACTAA
- a CDS encoding trypanin-related protein, putative, with the protein MPPKKEAAAAKAKGSGKGGKGKKQAPEPPLVDGKPPPDGRQLWLATDALQKAKAMRNYFQLERDRIISFWEISKKQLGELKASCRQRERDKAEAEERHEVEKKVFKQKIRHLLYEHQLQLAEMTSEAERTLAIREEEYRQKERNAAREIHDGKLLLREQENEHREMTSALIAAHDKAIAEQQLSFERKMKEIHLMFEKKTRDLREEMDQQCREEVGLVEKRKADHIAELREMHERTFKEMKDYYSEITSNNMEMIRTLKDEVYARKRTEAHNERAMMDVAQRNRKLTEPLAKLQRQKRELEQELVNYASDKEKLKAMKAEVQQCEQELRSLSWEHEVLFQRFGKLEEDRDIILKKYNDMLQEIQQKATFRRVLIQSKLELVQTQLEGRDARLTELLRRANIDPDGISEIERRVRDLSIEKDAIIGNLQHLIGHLADKQQALVSAYEKYLKGYGITGSSSTL; encoded by the coding sequence ATGCCACCAAAGAaggaagcagcggcagcgaagGCCAAGGGATCAGGAAAGggtgggaaggggaagaagcagGCACCTGAACCTCCATTGGTGGACGGGAAGCCGCCGCCAGATGGACGTCAACTGTGGCTTGCCACCGATGCCCTCCAAAAGGCAAAGGCGATGCGGAACTATTTTCAACTTGAACGGGACCGCATTATATCCTTCTGGGAGATTTCAAAAAAGCAGTTGGGGGAGTTGAAGGCATCCTGTCGTCAACGTGAACGGGACAAGGCGGAGGCCGAGGAGCGACACGAGGTAGAAAAGAAGGTCTTTAAGCAGAAAATTCGGCATCTGCTGTACGAGCACCAGCTGCAACTGGCTGAAATGACAAGTGAGGCCGAACGGACCCTTGCAATTCGTGAGGAGGAATATCggcagaaggaaaggaatgcAGCTAGAGAAATCCATGACGGTAAGTTACTACTGCGTGAACAAGAAAACGAGCACCGAGAAATGACTTCAGCCCTCATCGCCGCACACGACAAGGCAATTGCAGAGCAGCAGCTTTCGTTTGAGcgcaaaatgaaagaaattcaTCTTATGTTCGAGAAAAAGACGAGAGATTTGCGCGAGGAGATGGATCAACAGTGCAGGGAGGAAGTTGGTCTGGTTGAGAAGCGGAAGGCGGATCACATCGCTGAACTTCGTGAGATGCACGAACGTACATTTAAGGAGATGAAGGACTACTACAGTGAGATCACGTCGAACAACATGGAAATGATTCGCACGTTGAAGGATGAGGTGTATGCCCGAAAGCGAACGGAGGCACACAATGAGCGGGCAATGATGGATGTGGCGCAGCGTAACCGGAAGTTAACAGAACCCCTAGCGAAGTTACAACGGCAGAAGCGGGAGCTTGAGCAGGAACTTGTTAATTATGCAAGTGACAAGGAAAAGTTGAAGGCAATGAAGGCCGAGGTGCAGCAGTGTGAGCAGGAGTTGCGGTCGCTTTCGTGGGAACATGAAGTACTGTTTCAGCGCTTTGGCAAGTTAGAAGAGGACCGCGACATCATCCTCAAAAAGTATAATGACATGTTGCAGGAGATCCAGCAAAAAGCAACGTTTAGGCGTGTTCTTATTCAAAGCAAGCTGGAACTTGTGCAAACACAACTAGAGGGGCGTGACGCTCGGCTGACGGAACTGTTGAGAAGGGCCAACATTGATCCTGACGGTATCAGTGAGATTGAGCGCCGTGTTCGTGATTTGTCGATAGAAAAAGATGCGATAATTGGAAATCTTCAGCATCTCATTGGGCATCTAGCCGACAAGCAGCAGGCACTTGTGTCAGCGTACGAGAAGTATTTGAAGGGCTACGGCATCACGGGATCAAGCAGCACCCTGTAG
- a CDS encoding DNA polymerase epsilon subunit b, putative, with protein MDYRNDIQQLARAHQFRLHPLALKGLSDYLATLNGNIDAQRNALRDIFALLHRACGLERFVDGEKVKSVVSLHSSKVQGAIDGVVPTVDVLSLDDTPYAYIDEWSGEVRVQSTRQHGDRFTVLNQRYLFARKRCLRSGLFSRDSSKQPIDQGLPSLVPSIALEGIDPSDTVAVLGMLVKHSSATYLEDIYGRVKLIMRGCVHPPVGVVGEGFFVVVKGQWVGGLFVVASVDLPPAERREDTLRVVGSDFDLFGRRPDDVVAAFRREKTSLGSVVIVMSQIHLDQRSTVDSLISFFREMQNRSEAELTDTTLVMVGEFCSSPIHYDDVSHLPEPFEGCDRYRSLMNILATVITVNAPSVAQLTQVVIVPGCGDITGLLGVLPQPPIVSTFGKVLQARLKKVVLAPNPCRLRFFTHEMIVVRRDFSRSLREKERTFEWSRHEASTPVISFESIAKTILDEAHLAPGVTEGILWKADKALCLPVLPHLLVMCDSTEQWECSYKGVRIVNPGPFSLGKTFLWYTPADGECSLSSVDDQV; from the coding sequence ATGGATTACCGTAATGATATCCAACAGTTAGCTCGGGCGCATCAGTTTCGCCTTCACCCCCTCGCTCTAAAGGGACTGTCTGACTACCTCGCCACTCTCAACGGCAATATCGACGCGCAACGTAACGCGCTTCGTGACATTTTTGCGCTTCTTCATAGGGCTTGCGGCTTGGAAAGGTTTGTGGACGGTGAAAAAGTGAAATCTGTTGTATCTTTGCATTCATCTAAGGTACAGGGGGCGATCGACGGTGTTGTGCCGACTGTTGATGTGCTATCGCTGGATGACACGCCCTATGCGTATATTGATGAGTGGAGCGGCGAGGTAAGAGTACAGTCAACGCGACAACACGGTGATCGGTTCACAGTACTTAACCAACGCTACCTTTTTGCCAGAAAAAGGTGCTTAAGGAGTGGCTTGTTCTCCCGGGATTCTAGCAAGCAACCAATAGACCAAGGCCTCCCCTCCCTCGTCCCCTCAATTGCCCTCGAAGGGATCGACCCCTCTGACACCGTAGCCGTTCTGGGAATGCTCGTCAAACATTCCAGCGCAACATATTTGGAAGACATCTACGGTCGCGTCAAGCTTATCATGCGTGGGTGTGTGCACCCTCCTGTTGGCGTCGTGGGAGAAGGATTTTTCGTTGTGGTGAAGGGGCAGTGGGTTGGTGGATTGTTTGTTGTGGCTAGCGTAGACCTCCCGCCCGCAGAGAGGCGCGAAGACACACTGAGGGTCGTTGGCTCTGATTTTGATCTTTTCGGTCGACGCCCCGATGACGTTGTGGCGGCATTTAGGCGGGAGAAAACTTCGTTGGGCTCTGTGGTAATCGTGATGTCGCAGATTCACCTTGACCAGCGCTCAACCGTCGATAGTCTCATAAGTTTCTTCAGAGAAATGCAAAACCGGTCGGAAGCTGAGCTGACAGATACTACACTGGTTATGGTCGGCGAGTTTTGCTCCAGCCCGATTCACTACGATGACGTTTCACATCTTCCCGAACCCTTCGAAGGCTGTGATCGCTACAGATCACTTATGAACATTCTCGCGACTGTAATTACTGTTAATGCGCCGAGCGTTGCGCAACTCACACAGGTGGTTATTGTTCCTGGGTGTGGCGACATTACGGGTCTTCTTGGCGTTTTACCACAGCCACCTATTGTCAGCACATTTGGCAAAGTTTTGCAGGCGCGTTTGAAGAAGGTTGTCTTAGCCCCTAACCCTTGCCGGCTGCGCTTCTTCACGCACGAAATGATAGTAGTTCGTCGGGATTTCTCTCGGTCGCTGCGGGAGAAGGAGCGCACATTCGAGTGGTCCCGGCATGAGGCATCCACGCCTGTTATTTCCTTTGAAAGTATTGCAAAGACTATCCTGGACGAGGCGCACTTGGCGCCGGGGGTGACGGAGGGGATTTTGTGGAAAGCAGATAAGGCACTCTGCTTACCAGTGCTTCCACATCTTCTCGTTATGTGCGACAGCACAGAACAGTGGGAGTGTTCCTACAAGGGGGTTCGTATCGTCAACCCAGGGCCATTCTCGCTCGGGAAGACATTTCTGTGGTATACGCCAGCTGATGGGGAGTGTAGCCTGAGCAGTGTCGACGACCAAGTATGA